The following proteins come from a genomic window of Oscillatoria sp. FACHB-1407:
- a CDS encoding DUF1622 domain-containing protein, which produces MKQKLPIEAFINALLPLALILGLVLILGLDVESVERSQELENPLEQWLKPIVGYLAAAAEIAAAIVIGSAVFRGIATYVQRLVIQGRQPGNIIETIRLQLGEVLILGLEFTVASDILRTAVAPTRQDILNLGAIVLLRTLLNYFLELEIKQGEEARLEERRQDVAETAE; this is translated from the coding sequence ATGAAACAAAAATTACCCATTGAAGCTTTTATTAATGCTCTATTACCGTTAGCACTCATTTTGGGATTAGTCCTGATTCTCGGTTTAGATGTCGAGTCAGTGGAGCGATCGCAAGAATTAGAGAATCCCCTAGAACAGTGGCTCAAACCGATTGTGGGTTATTTAGCGGCTGCCGCAGAAATTGCTGCCGCGATCGTCATTGGCAGTGCTGTGTTTCGAGGCATTGCCACTTATGTGCAACGGTTAGTGATTCAGGGACGGCAACCTGGAAACATCATTGAAACGATTCGGTTGCAATTGGGAGAAGTGTTGATTTTAGGATTGGAGTTTACAGTTGCCAGTGATATTTTGCGAACGGCAGTGGCTCCAACCCGTCAAGATATTCTGAATTTGGGGGCGATCGTTCTACTACGAACGTTGCTCAATTACTTCTTGGAATTAGAAATTAAACAAGGCGAAGAAGCCCGTCTAGAAGAGCGTCGTCAAGATGTTGCTGAAACCGCTGAGTAA
- a CDS encoding tryptophan 2,3-dioxygenase family protein has protein sequence MHPLPPLNPDLDVTQNHYWSYHGLETLLSCKQPLTASQDEDLFITVHQICELGFHQMIIDLGRVLDAIATALQDASDPIIGDTHEACYFLTRVLKLYEVAVTTMPILTTMRAFAEFRTTIGPTSGFQSFQFRHLEIMSGVPKYWEGGTRNAEGKLHVAETEFEKRYGAQVAEWRDRHQHHSLTHYYNLLLQRVDASSLEEKVSTLLEHPQAHPLLKQMQMYDLLQTRFHRAHLGLAAQQLKLVGADVGTGGTSFRQYLAKYEAELAPLFPGLSQTPEI, from the coding sequence ATGCATCCCCTTCCTCCCCTCAACCCCGATCTTGATGTCACTCAAAACCATTACTGGAGCTATCACGGTTTAGAAACCCTATTGAGTTGCAAACAACCGCTGACAGCTTCGCAGGATGAGGATTTGTTTATCACGGTGCACCAGATCTGCGAACTGGGATTCCACCAGATGATTATCGATTTAGGGCGAGTGCTGGATGCGATCGCCACTGCCCTCCAAGACGCATCAGACCCTATCATTGGCGATACCCACGAGGCGTGTTATTTTCTGACGCGAGTGCTCAAACTCTATGAAGTAGCGGTAACAACCATGCCCATTCTCACAACCATGCGGGCATTTGCTGAATTTCGCACCACGATTGGTCCTACGAGTGGGTTTCAATCCTTTCAGTTTCGCCATCTGGAAATCATGAGTGGCGTGCCAAAGTATTGGGAAGGTGGAACTCGTAATGCCGAGGGCAAGCTGCATGTGGCTGAAACCGAATTTGAAAAACGGTATGGGGCGCAAGTTGCGGAATGGCGCGATCGCCACCAACATCACAGCTTGACCCACTATTACAACCTATTGCTGCAACGGGTAGATGCCTCTTCCCTGGAGGAAAAAGTCAGTACCCTTTTAGAACATCCCCAGGCTCATCCTCTGTTGAAACAAATGCAGATGTATGACCTGTTACAAACTCGGTTTCATCGAGCGCATTTGGGATTAGCTGCACAACAACTCAAATTGGTAGGAGCCGATGTCGGTACAGGCGGCACCTCCTTTCGGCAATACCTCGCTAAATACGAAGCAGAACTCGCACCCCTGTTTCCAGGATTGAGTCAAACACCTGAAATATAG
- a CDS encoding IscS subfamily cysteine desulfurase produces the protein MPIYLDCHATTPVDPRVLDAMLPYFTEHFGNPASLTHAYGWEAEAAVKLARETLADAIKATPEEIVFTSGATEANNLAIKGVAEAYFSRGRHLITVQTEHSAVLDPCRYLQSLGFEVTYLPVQPDGLIDLDQLEKAFRPDTILVSVMAANNEIGVLQPLAAIGELCRQHSVLFHTDAAQAIAKIPLDVNAMNIDLMSLTAHKVYGPKGIGALYVRRRNPRVQLAPQLHGGGHERGMRSGTLYTPQIVGFAKAVELGLAEMPQETERVQRLRDRLWSALEPLGGVYLNGHATQRLAGNLNISVEGVDGQALLLGLQPIAAVSSGSACSSAKTEPSHVLTALGRSPQLAYASLRFGIGRFNTAEEMDQVAAGAIATITALRNTNTQNLY, from the coding sequence ATGCCCATCTACCTCGACTGCCACGCTACAACTCCCGTTGACCCACGAGTGCTGGATGCCATGCTGCCCTACTTCACGGAGCACTTTGGCAATCCCGCTAGCCTGACCCATGCCTACGGGTGGGAGGCAGAAGCGGCAGTGAAACTGGCACGAGAAACCCTGGCAGATGCCATTAAAGCAACTCCCGAAGAAATCGTATTTACCAGTGGGGCGACGGAGGCAAACAATTTAGCCATCAAGGGAGTGGCAGAAGCCTATTTCTCCAGGGGACGACATCTGATCACCGTACAAACAGAGCACAGTGCCGTGCTTGACCCCTGCCGTTATTTGCAATCTCTCGGTTTTGAGGTAACGTATTTACCCGTCCAACCGGATGGGCTGATTGACTTAGACCAGTTAGAAAAAGCGTTTCGACCGGACACGATTTTAGTCTCAGTAATGGCAGCCAACAACGAGATCGGGGTGTTGCAACCGCTAGCAGCGATCGGCGAGTTATGTCGGCAGCACAGCGTTCTATTTCACACCGATGCGGCTCAAGCGATCGCCAAAATTCCGCTGGATGTCAATGCAATGAACATCGATCTGATGTCGCTGACGGCTCATAAGGTCTATGGTCCCAAAGGGATTGGCGCATTGTATGTACGACGACGCAATCCCAGAGTGCAACTGGCTCCACAACTGCATGGTGGGGGTCACGAACGAGGGATGCGATCGGGCACATTATACACTCCCCAAATTGTCGGGTTTGCCAAAGCGGTGGAACTGGGCTTGGCAGAAATGCCCCAGGAAACGGAACGGGTGCAACGACTGCGCGATCGCCTCTGGTCGGCGTTGGAACCCCTGGGTGGCGTTTACCTGAATGGTCATGCAACTCAGCGACTCGCCGGAAACCTCAACATCAGCGTCGAGGGAGTAGATGGGCAGGCTTTGCTCCTGGGCTTGCAACCGATCGCTGCCGTTTCCTCGGGGTCTGCCTGCTCTTCCGCCAAAACTGAGCCGTCGCATGTGCTCACGGCATTAGGGCGATCGCCTCAATTAGCCTATGCGTCTCTCAGATTTGGCATCGGACGCTTTAACACAGCCGAGGAAATGGATCAGGTCGCAGCAGGGGCGATCGCTACGATCACAGCACTACGCAACACAAACACCCAAAACCTTTATTAA
- the truB gene encoding tRNA pseudouridine(55) synthase TruB → MDGFLNLNKPAGLTSHDCVAKVRKLLRLKRVGHGGTLDPAATGVLPIALGRATRLLQYLPSGKAYQATIRFGMTTTTDDLEGEVLTKTPAPELNLDTVKALLPQFLGTIQQIPPSYSAIQVQGKRLYDLARSGQVVEAPVRTVEVYDIEILEWRSGEFPELVVAIACGAGTYIRSIARDWGALLNTGGTLAALIRTESSGFQLKDSLTLETLAEQIQAHTFQPIPPAIALSHLPTISLDEAQTKRWCQGQRIELSEAIDSATDIFQVRQGDRFLGIGKLITLETVPHVVPQLVFASDEKG, encoded by the coding sequence ATGGATGGATTTTTGAATTTAAACAAGCCTGCCGGATTAACCTCTCATGATTGCGTGGCAAAGGTCAGAAAGCTATTGCGGCTCAAGCGAGTCGGACATGGTGGAACCCTCGACCCTGCCGCAACCGGGGTATTGCCGATCGCCCTGGGACGCGCCACGCGGTTGTTGCAATATCTGCCATCTGGGAAAGCTTATCAGGCGACGATTCGCTTTGGCATGACAACCACCACCGACGATTTGGAGGGGGAGGTGTTAACGAAAACGCCTGCTCCTGAGCTGAATTTGGACACTGTAAAGGCACTGTTGCCGCAGTTTTTGGGGACGATCCAGCAGATTCCTCCCAGTTACAGTGCGATCCAGGTGCAGGGCAAGCGGTTGTATGACCTGGCGCGATCGGGACAGGTGGTAGAGGCCCCCGTACGAACGGTGGAAGTGTATGACATCGAGATTTTGGAGTGGCGATCGGGCGAGTTCCCCGAACTGGTGGTGGCGATCGCCTGTGGTGCGGGTACTTACATTCGGTCGATCGCTCGCGATTGGGGAGCTTTGCTCAACACAGGGGGAACCCTCGCTGCCCTGATTCGCACGGAAAGCAGTGGCTTCCAGCTTAAGGACAGCCTCACCCTGGAAACCCTAGCCGAGCAAATTCAGGCACACACCTTTCAACCCATTCCCCCAGCGATCGCTCTTTCCCACCTACCCACGATTTCCCTTGATGAGGCTCAGACCAAACGCTGGTGTCAGGGACAGCGGATTGAATTATCTGAAGCGATCGATTCTGCAACTGATATTTTTCAAGTTCGTCAGGGCGATCGCTTCCTAGGCATCGGCAAATTGATTACCCTGGAGACAGTGCCTCATGTGGTGCCGCAATTGGTCTTTGCTTCAGATGAGAAGGGGTGA
- the adhE gene encoding bifunctional acetaldehyde-CoA/alcohol dehydrogenase, with the protein MTVTNIQELEALIQRVKAAQEKFATFSQEQVDVIFKKAAQAANSARIPLAKAAVAETGMGVVEDKVIKNHFASEYIYNKYKHEKTCGVIEEDKSFGVQKIAEPVGILAGIIPTTNPTSTAIFKALISLKTRNAIIFSPHPRAKNCTIAAAQLVLDAAVAAGAPADIIGWIDEPTVELSQALMQHSDVKLILATGGPGMVRAAYSSGHPSLGVGAGNTPAVIDATADIQTAVSSILLSKTFDNGMICASEQSVVVEDAVYEQVKQEFFARGAYFLTPDEKEKVGSLILKNGRLNAAIVGQTVADLAKQAEITVPEGTKVLIGEVTDISVNEPFAYEKLSPILAMYRATQFNDAVGKAVQLINFGGPGHTAVLYTNPANLDDIAYFENTMKTARVLINTPSSQGAIGDLYNFKLDPSLTLGCGSWGGNSVSENVGVHHLLNIKTISQRRENMLWFRVPPKIYFKYGCLPVALRELADKKRAFIVTDTPLFKLGVLDHVTRVLEEIGVQYDIFHDVEPDPTFATVNKGLALLRSYQPDVIIAIGGGSPMDAAKVMWLMYEQPEVEFEGLAMRFMDIRKRVYELPALGQKAMMVAIPTTSGTGSEVTPFAVVTDEKAGIKYPLADYALTPNMAIVDPELVMNMPKGLTAFGGIDALTHALEAYVSVVASEFTNGLALEAIALLFEYLPSAYANGAKDPIAREKVHYAATIAGMAFANAFLGVCHSMAHKLGSTFHVPHGLANALMISHVIRYNATDVPFKQAIFPQYKYPNAKDRYAQIADYLRLGGNTPDEKVEKLIEVIETLKHQLDIPATIKETLKGEDREFYEKVEEMAEQAFDDQCTGANPRYPLINDLKELYVLAFQGCRLDAALFNSESGEAEPELVTQ; encoded by the coding sequence ATGACTGTTACCAACATTCAAGAACTTGAAGCACTAATTCAGCGAGTGAAAGCTGCACAAGAGAAGTTTGCTACTTTTTCACAAGAGCAAGTCGATGTCATTTTTAAGAAAGCAGCACAGGCTGCTAATAGTGCTCGAATTCCATTAGCAAAAGCGGCTGTTGCAGAAACAGGAATGGGGGTTGTAGAAGATAAAGTGATCAAAAATCACTTTGCGTCAGAGTATATCTACAACAAATACAAACACGAAAAAACCTGTGGTGTGATTGAAGAAGATAAGTCATTTGGTGTGCAAAAAATTGCTGAGCCTGTGGGCATTTTGGCAGGTATTATTCCCACCACAAACCCGACTTCAACAGCTATCTTTAAGGCGTTGATTTCGCTCAAAACGCGCAACGCCATTATCTTTTCGCCTCACCCCCGTGCCAAAAACTGCACGATCGCGGCGGCTCAATTAGTCCTCGATGCAGCTGTCGCCGCAGGTGCTCCAGCAGATATCATCGGCTGGATTGACGAACCTACTGTAGAGTTGTCACAAGCCTTGATGCAGCACTCCGATGTGAAGCTGATTCTGGCAACGGGTGGTCCCGGCATGGTACGAGCGGCTTACTCTTCGGGGCACCCCTCACTGGGTGTGGGGGCAGGCAACACCCCGGCGGTAATTGATGCAACGGCAGATATTCAAACCGCAGTTAGCTCCATTCTGTTGAGCAAGACCTTTGACAACGGCATGATCTGCGCCTCTGAGCAATCGGTGGTCGTTGAGGATGCCGTGTATGAGCAGGTGAAACAGGAGTTCTTCGCTCGCGGTGCCTACTTCCTGACGCCTGATGAAAAAGAAAAAGTTGGCAGTTTAATTCTCAAGAATGGACGCTTAAATGCGGCGATCGTCGGACAAACGGTCGCTGACCTGGCAAAACAGGCTGAGATCACTGTTCCTGAAGGAACGAAGGTGTTGATTGGGGAAGTGACCGACATCAGCGTTAATGAGCCTTTTGCCTATGAAAAGCTCTCTCCCATTTTGGCGATGTATCGAGCAACCCAATTTAATGATGCGGTTGGCAAAGCAGTGCAGCTGATCAACTTTGGGGGTCCCGGACACACGGCAGTGCTCTATACCAATCCTGCCAATCTAGATGACATCGCCTACTTCGAGAATACGATGAAAACCGCGCGGGTGTTGATCAACACGCCATCGTCGCAAGGGGCGATCGGCGATTTGTATAACTTCAAGCTCGACCCGTCGCTGACCCTGGGTTGCGGTAGTTGGGGTGGCAACTCGGTGTCGGAGAACGTAGGTGTGCATCACCTGCTCAACATCAAAACCATTTCGCAGCGGCGAGAAAACATGCTGTGGTTCCGGGTGCCGCCCAAGATCTACTTCAAGTATGGGTGTCTGCCTGTGGCACTGCGGGAGTTGGCAGATAAGAAACGTGCCTTCATTGTGACGGACACTCCGTTGTTTAAGTTGGGTGTGCTTGACCATGTCACCCGCGTTTTAGAAGAAATTGGGGTGCAATATGACATCTTTCACGATGTCGAGCCTGATCCCACTTTCGCCACCGTCAACAAAGGATTGGCACTGCTGCGGAGCTATCAACCCGATGTGATTATTGCGATCGGGGGTGGTTCTCCGATGGATGCTGCCAAAGTGATGTGGCTGATGTATGAACAGCCCGAAGTGGAGTTTGAAGGCTTGGCGATGCGGTTTATGGACATTCGCAAGCGGGTATATGAACTGCCAGCGTTGGGACAAAAAGCCATGATGGTGGCGATTCCTACCACATCGGGCACGGGTTCAGAAGTCACTCCATTTGCCGTTGTGACCGATGAAAAAGCCGGAATCAAGTATCCCCTTGCCGACTATGCGTTGACCCCCAACATGGCGATCGTTGATCCGGAATTGGTCATGAATATGCCCAAAGGTCTGACTGCCTTTGGTGGCATTGATGCCCTGACCCATGCGCTAGAAGCCTATGTGTCAGTAGTTGCGAGTGAGTTCACCAATGGCTTGGCACTGGAGGCGATCGCCCTGTTGTTTGAATACCTGCCCAGTGCCTACGCCAACGGAGCCAAAGACCCGATCGCACGAGAGAAAGTCCACTACGCCGCAACGATCGCCGGAATGGCATTTGCTAATGCTTTCCTGGGAGTCTGCCACTCGATGGCCCACAAACTGGGATCGACCTTCCATGTGCCTCACGGCTTGGCGAATGCCCTGATGATCTCTCATGTGATTCGCTACAACGCAACCGATGTGCCCTTCAAGCAAGCCATCTTCCCGCAGTACAAGTATCCCAACGCCAAAGATCGGTATGCCCAAATTGCAGACTATCTGCGATTGGGAGGCAACACCCCCGATGAGAAGGTGGAAAAACTGATTGAGGTGATCGAAACGTTGAAACATCAACTTGATATTCCTGCCACGATTAAGGAAACGCTCAAGGGCGAAGACCGGGAATTCTACGAAAAAGTGGAAGAGATGGCAGAGCAGGCGTTTGATGATCAATGCACCGGGGCAAATCCTCGCTATCCGCTGATTAACGACCTGAAAGAGCTATATGTGTTGGCCTTTCAGGGATGTAGACTCGATGCCGCACTGTTTAACAGCGAGTCCGGTGAGGCTGAACCTGAATTGGTGACGCAGTAA
- a CDS encoding bifunctional acetate--CoA ligase family protein/GNAT family N-acetyltransferase, which translates to MQTQTHSAPDPAYDILRSDRQPLDFIFAPKSVAVIGATERQGSVGRTLLWNLVSSSFGGTIFPVNPQRNSVLGIKAYPSIADVPDPVDLAVIVTPAKTVPDIIRQCADVGVKGAIVLSAGFKETGAAGIELEQQLLDHVRRSKMRLIGPNCLGVMNPISGLNATFASKMARPGNVGFISQSGALCTAILDWSFQENVGFSSFISIGSMLDVDWGDLIYYLGDDPNTQSIVLYMESIGNARSFLSAAREVALTKPIIVIKAGRTEAAAKAAASHTGALTGSEAVLEAAFRRCGVLSVNRISDLFDMAEVLAKQPRPKGPRLTLITNAGGPGVLATDALIATGGELADLTEEAKTSLNSFLPTHWSHNNPVDILGDADATRYAKTLEVLAQDSNSDGVLVILTPQAVTEPVKTAELLKSYAKIAGKPILASWMGGSDIEHGEAILNSVSIPTYRYPDAAARVFSLMWRSSYNLQGIYETPVLPADADFTPDRTLVRQIIDTAHREDRTILTEYESKQLLMAYGIPTVETYIAASEAEALQQAEAIGYPVVLKLYSKTITHKTDVGGVQLNLKDAEAVRQAYRAIASTVAERAGAEHFDGVTVQPMLKLDGYEIIIGSNLDPQFGPVLLFGSGGQLVEVFQDSAIALPPLNTTLARRLMEQTQIYKALKGVRGRSAVDLPGLEQLLVRFSQLIVEQRWIQEIDINPLLVKPLDSGSSQPLTALDARVVIHPKGTHAEDLPKLAIRPYPIQYVSEWTLRDDTPVTIRPIRPEDEPLLRQFHQTLSERSIYLRYFHMVKLSQRTTHDRLMRLCFIDYDREMALVAEHHDPETNTKEVWGVARLSKLHGNNEAEFAMLVSDQYQCKGLGTELLRRLIQVGRDERLERINAEVLGENTGMQHVCEKLGFRIKRTADPTVVRAELIL; encoded by the coding sequence ATGCAAACCCAAACTCACAGTGCCCCTGATCCAGCCTACGATATTTTGCGGAGCGATCGCCAACCTTTAGACTTCATCTTTGCACCAAAATCGGTGGCGGTGATTGGTGCGACAGAACGCCAGGGAAGTGTGGGGCGTACCCTGCTCTGGAATTTAGTTAGCAGTTCCTTTGGGGGCACGATCTTTCCCGTCAACCCTCAACGCAACAGCGTTTTAGGCATCAAAGCCTATCCCTCGATCGCCGATGTGCCTGATCCTGTAGATTTAGCCGTTATCGTGACCCCGGCGAAGACGGTTCCTGATATTATCCGGCAGTGTGCTGATGTTGGTGTAAAAGGGGCGATCGTCCTCTCGGCAGGCTTCAAAGAAACCGGAGCCGCAGGCATTGAACTGGAGCAGCAACTGCTGGATCATGTGCGCCGCAGCAAAATGCGGTTGATCGGTCCCAACTGTTTGGGCGTGATGAACCCCATCAGTGGCTTGAATGCCACCTTTGCCAGCAAGATGGCACGTCCCGGTAATGTCGGTTTTATCAGCCAGAGTGGGGCGTTATGTACTGCTATTCTGGATTGGAGTTTCCAGGAGAATGTCGGCTTCAGTTCCTTTATCTCCATCGGCTCCATGCTGGATGTGGATTGGGGCGACTTGATTTACTATCTGGGCGATGACCCCAACACTCAGAGCATCGTGCTCTACATGGAGTCGATTGGCAATGCGCGATCGTTCCTCTCGGCAGCACGGGAAGTTGCCCTGACTAAACCCATCATTGTGATCAAAGCGGGACGCACTGAAGCGGCGGCTAAAGCGGCGGCCTCTCACACCGGGGCACTCACAGGCAGCGAAGCTGTTCTGGAAGCGGCATTTCGACGGTGTGGTGTACTGTCGGTCAATCGCATCTCTGACCTATTTGACATGGCAGAAGTGTTGGCAAAACAGCCCCGCCCCAAAGGACCGCGCCTGACGCTAATCACTAATGCCGGAGGACCTGGGGTGCTGGCAACCGATGCCCTGATTGCTACTGGGGGTGAACTGGCAGACCTGACCGAAGAGGCTAAAACCTCGCTCAATAGCTTTTTGCCCACTCACTGGAGCCACAACAACCCCGTCGATATTCTGGGAGATGCTGATGCAACCCGCTATGCCAAAACGCTGGAGGTGTTGGCGCAAGATTCCAACAGCGATGGTGTGCTGGTAATTCTGACCCCACAAGCGGTGACGGAACCTGTGAAAACGGCAGAGTTGTTGAAATCCTACGCCAAGATCGCGGGCAAACCGATTCTCGCCAGTTGGATGGGGGGTTCCGACATTGAGCACGGGGAAGCCATTCTCAACAGTGTCAGTATCCCGACGTATCGTTATCCCGATGCGGCAGCACGAGTCTTTAGCTTGATGTGGCGATCGAGCTACAACCTTCAGGGCATCTATGAAACCCCTGTGTTACCTGCTGATGCCGATTTCACGCCCGATCGCACCCTGGTTCGGCAAATCATTGACACGGCTCATCGCGAAGACCGCACCATTCTGACAGAATACGAGTCCAAACAACTGCTGATGGCATACGGCATTCCCACTGTGGAAACCTACATCGCTGCTAGTGAAGCGGAGGCACTGCAACAGGCGGAGGCGATCGGCTATCCGGTGGTGCTCAAGCTCTATTCCAAAACCATCACCCACAAAACCGACGTGGGTGGTGTGCAACTCAACCTTAAGGATGCGGAAGCTGTGCGACAAGCCTATCGAGCGATCGCCTCTACCGTAGCTGAGAGAGCAGGTGCAGAGCACTTTGATGGTGTAACCGTACAACCCATGCTCAAACTGGATGGGTATGAGATCATCATCGGCAGCAACCTCGACCCGCAATTTGGTCCCGTGTTGTTGTTTGGCTCTGGTGGGCAACTGGTGGAGGTGTTCCAGGACAGTGCGATCGCCCTGCCTCCCCTCAATACCACGTTGGCGCGTCGTTTGATGGAACAGACGCAAATCTACAAAGCCCTCAAAGGGGTGCGGGGACGGTCTGCGGTTGACCTGCCCGGACTGGAGCAATTGTTAGTGCGGTTTAGCCAACTCATCGTTGAACAACGCTGGATTCAGGAGATTGACATCAATCCCCTGCTAGTGAAACCCCTGGATAGTGGCTCCTCCCAACCACTGACGGCTCTGGATGCGCGGGTCGTTATTCATCCAAAAGGTACTCACGCAGAAGACCTGCCCAAACTGGCAATTCGTCCCTATCCTATTCAATACGTCTCAGAATGGACGTTGCGCGATGATACCCCCGTCACGATTCGCCCCATTCGCCCTGAAGATGAACCCCTGTTGCGTCAGTTCCACCAAACTCTGTCTGAGCGCAGCATCTATTTGCGCTATTTCCACATGGTGAAGCTCAGCCAGCGCACTACACACGATCGCCTGATGCGGCTCTGCTTCATCGACTACGATCGCGAGATGGCACTGGTCGCAGAACACCACGACCCCGAAACCAACACGAAAGAAGTTTGGGGGGTAGCCCGGTTGAGCAAGCTACATGGCAATAATGAGGCGGAGTTTGCCATGCTCGTGAGTGACCAGTATCAATGTAAGGGCTTGGGAACCGAGTTGCTCCGTCGCTTAATTCAGGTGGGGCGCGATGAGAGACTGGAGCGGATCAATGCCGAAGTTCTGGGTGAGAACACGGGAATGCAGCACGTTTGCGAAAAACTCGGTTTTCGGATTAAACGCACAGCAGATCCAACAGTTGTGCGGGCAGAGTTGATTCTTTAG
- the pflA gene encoding pyruvate formate-lyase-activating protein codes for MTTTGRIHSIETCGTVDGPGLRFVVFTQGCPLRCLYCHNPDCRHPSDGKEATVDDLMHEIQAYASYIQFPGGVTVSGGEPLMQPEFVRELLKRCKESGFHTALDTSGYTDLEAAKPVLEYVDLVLLDIKSFDPDLYTTVTHVSIEPTLKFARYLNEIHKPAWIRFVLVPGLTDPTPNVEGLADFVATLKNVEKVEILPFHKMGEYKWEQLGYDYQLKDTQPPTSEVVDQTIHIFESRGLKAA; via the coding sequence ATGACAACTACTGGACGCATTCACTCGATTGAAACCTGTGGTACGGTTGATGGTCCTGGACTCCGCTTTGTGGTTTTCACTCAAGGATGTCCGCTGCGTTGTCTGTATTGTCACAACCCCGACTGTCGCCATCCGTCCGATGGCAAAGAAGCCACCGTAGATGATCTGATGCACGAGATACAGGCTTACGCCTCCTACATTCAGTTTCCAGGAGGAGTCACGGTGAGCGGGGGTGAGCCATTGATGCAACCGGAGTTTGTCCGTGAGTTGCTGAAACGATGCAAGGAAAGCGGCTTTCATACGGCTCTGGATACTTCAGGTTATACCGATTTAGAAGCTGCTAAACCCGTTTTGGAATATGTCGATCTCGTCTTGTTGGATATCAAATCCTTTGACCCTGACCTTTACACGACCGTAACTCATGTCTCCATCGAACCCACCCTCAAATTTGCTCGGTATTTGAATGAAATTCACAAACCCGCCTGGATTCGGTTTGTGTTAGTGCCCGGTTTGACCGATCCAACTCCCAATGTTGAAGGATTAGCAGATTTTGTAGCCACACTGAAAAACGTTGAAAAGGTTGAAATTCTGCCCTTTCACAAAATGGGTGAATACAAGTGGGAGCAATTGGGCTATGACTATCAACTCAAAGATACCCAACCTCCAACATCAGAGGTAGTGGATCAAACCATTCATATTTTTGAAAGTCGAGGACTTAAAGCTGCCTGA